In Gemmatimonadaceae bacterium, one genomic interval encodes:
- a CDS encoding alpha/beta fold hydrolase — protein sequence MSVMAMVASAILIVAALYAILAVVVAHLFTTPKRVQSPEHIGALYERVQFCARDEALQLAASYRRTPGATGAVILAHGRDACRGDELRGTTVSLVLELASRGLSVVLVDLRGHGESQGARLTFGRRERRDILGAVDFLLARGYQPSCIGVLGASMGGVSAIAAAAEEPAIGAFVIDSAFAKLDDVLQAQFTRLTRLPAFVLFGALVAARLLTGEHLLRHSPTRNMVRLRGRPTLVIHAERDPFVPVHHAHTLAQAGEGTVWITPGNRHLASFGVAGREYVEMVGAFFARHLATEAPEVILVETVMAEVA from the coding sequence ATGTCGGTCATGGCAATGGTGGCGAGCGCGATCCTGATAGTGGCAGCGCTCTACGCGATACTGGCAGTGGTGGTCGCTCACCTGTTTACCACGCCCAAGCGGGTGCAGTCTCCCGAGCATATTGGCGCCTTGTACGAACGCGTGCAATTCTGCGCGCGCGACGAAGCCCTGCAGCTTGCTGCATCGTATCGGCGCACCCCAGGCGCGACGGGCGCCGTGATCCTCGCCCATGGTCGCGATGCCTGCCGGGGCGATGAACTCCGCGGAACGACGGTCTCGCTGGTGCTTGAACTGGCTTCGCGTGGTCTCAGCGTCGTGCTGGTCGATCTTCGGGGCCACGGAGAAAGCCAAGGAGCGCGACTGACGTTTGGCCGTCGCGAGCGTCGCGATATCCTTGGCGCGGTCGACTTCCTGTTGGCGCGCGGCTACCAACCCAGTTGTATCGGCGTGCTGGGTGCATCGATGGGCGGCGTAAGCGCCATTGCAGCGGCGGCCGAAGAACCGGCCATTGGCGCGTTCGTCATCGACAGTGCCTTTGCCAAACTCGATGACGTGTTGCAGGCGCAGTTCACGCGGCTCACCAGACTCCCCGCGTTCGTACTTTTCGGTGCGCTGGTCGCCGCGCGCCTGCTGACCGGCGAGCATCTGCTGCGTCACTCGCCGACCCGGAACATGGTTCGGCTGCGCGGTCGTCCCACGCTCGTGATTCACGCCGAGCGCGATCCCTTCGTACCGGTGCACCATGCGCACACACTGGCCCAGGCGGGCGAAGGCACCGTGTGGATCACCCCAGGCAATCGACACCTCGCGTCGTTTGGCGTGGCTGGGCGCGAATATGTCGAAATGGTTGGCGCGTTCTTCGCGCGGCACTTGGCGACGGAGGCTCCCGAGGTGATTCTGGTAGAGACCGTGATGGCCGAGGTGGCATAG